The following DNA comes from Balneolales bacterium ANBcel1.
TCAAATCGATCACGGAGATTGGATGCTGCCGATCCGATAACCTTGGAGACATACTCCGCTCCTCTTTTATTTACGAACTTCAATTTGGTCATTGCAACGTCAACCTGTTCACCCCTTACCAGATCTACAACCAAACGGACCTTTCTGGGTGAAATACGGATATATCGTTGAACAGCCTTGGCTTCGAATGTGACTGTAGCTTCCATTATCTGTTATTTTTTTTCGCCTTTCTTTACCGGATGTCCTTTGAAAATCCTGGTGGGGGCAAACTCGCCGAGCTTGTGTCCAACCATATTTTCAGTTACATATACCGGAATAAACTGTTTGCCATTATGTACCGCGAATGTCAATCCGACAAATTCCGGAGAAATCATGGAACTGCGTGACCAGGTTTTGATGACCTTCTTGCTGTTGGTCTCATTGGCCTTGTCGACCTTTCGCTGCAGCTTGTAATGTATAAATGGACCCTTCTTAAGTGATC
Coding sequences within:
- the rpsS gene encoding 30S ribosomal protein S19 → MPRSLKKGPFIHYKLQRKVDKANETNSKKVIKTWSRSSMISPEFVGLTFAVHNGKQFIPVYVTENMVGHKLGEFAPTRIFKGHPVKKGEKK
- the rplV gene encoding 50S ribosomal protein L22, whose product is MEATVTFEAKAVQRYIRISPRKVRLVVDLVRGEQVDVAMTKLKFVNKRGAEYVSKVIGSAASNLRDRFEDEPLDNEDLVIREIYVDEGPTLKRIQPAPMGRAHPIRKRTSHVTVVVGKKDAELEDENQASEE